A window from Acidimicrobiales bacterium encodes these proteins:
- the coaE gene encoding dephospho-CoA kinase (Dephospho-CoA kinase (CoaE) performs the final step in coenzyme A biosynthesis.), whose protein sequence is MLAVGLTGGIGSGKSTVGELLVERGAVLVDADRIAREVVAPGGPAYRPLVDRFGAGIVAGDGTIDRPALAALAFADPDSLAALNAITHPAIAAVMAERRAAVAGTDRVVVLDVPLLTPAHRDLLSLDAVVVVDCPADVALQRLVGQRGFSRQDAEARMAVQATREERRRGADFVIDNSSDRAHLVAEVDRVWASLRSFPRPPR, encoded by the coding sequence GTGCTGGCCGTCGGGCTCACCGGCGGGATCGGGTCGGGCAAGTCCACGGTGGGCGAACTCCTGGTGGAGCGGGGCGCGGTGCTCGTCGACGCCGACCGCATCGCCCGCGAGGTGGTCGCCCCCGGCGGCCCCGCCTACCGGCCCCTGGTCGACCGTTTCGGTGCCGGGATCGTGGCCGGCGACGGCACCATCGACCGGCCCGCCCTGGCCGCGCTGGCCTTCGCCGACCCCGACTCCCTGGCCGCGCTCAACGCCATCACCCATCCCGCCATCGCCGCGGTCATGGCCGAGCGCCGGGCGGCGGTGGCGGGGACCGACCGGGTGGTCGTCCTCGACGTGCCCCTGCTCACCCCGGCCCACCGCGACCTGCTGTCGCTCGACGCCGTCGTGGTGGTCGACTGCCCGGCCGACGTGGCCCTGCAGCGCCTGGTGGGCCAGCGCGGCTTCTCCCGCCAGGACGCCGAGGCCCGCATGGCGGTGCAGGCGACCCGCGAGGAGCGCCGCCGGGGGGCCGACTTCGTCATCGACAACTCGTCGGACCGGGCCCACCTGGTCGCCGAGGTCGACCGGGTGTGGGCGTCGCTGCGATCCTTCCCCCGACCGCCGCGCTGA